In Gimesia sp., a single genomic region encodes these proteins:
- a CDS encoding DUF1501 domain-containing protein, translating into MPFPPQSHSEQSLLNRRRFFATGASGLGTLALASLLKEEGLLASENSTPQAHFAPKAKRCIYLFMEGGPSQMDLFDPKPKLNELDGQPMPDSMLKDIKFAFIQKEAARLMGSPRTFKRYGECGMELSDLLPHLSTCVDDIAMIRSMHCEQFNHLPGQLMMLTGSDLQGRPTLGSWLNYGLGSESSNLPGYVVLATLGRGLPGGASSWSSGFLPSQYAGTLFRNQGSPVLNLETPQQVSSAAQMRSLQAINELNGLRFEQVGNPEIASRINAYELAFRMQQTAPELLDLSGETKTTLEEYGVTRDEASKSGTAGFLGSYARNCLLARRMVERGVRFVTLFLSTWDHHSSLDSGLERYTQISDQPVAALLKDLKRRGLLDETLVVWGGEFGRTPLGENRVNFKKVTGRDHHPYSFSMWMAGGGIKGGQTIGETDEIGWGVAKDPIHVHDLHATILHLFGLNHEELTYRFQGRDFRLTDVEGTVVQRLLA; encoded by the coding sequence ATGCCGTTTCCACCACAGTCACATTCTGAGCAGTCGCTGCTGAATCGGCGGCGGTTCTTTGCCACCGGTGCCAGTGGTCTGGGAACGCTGGCCCTGGCTTCACTGCTGAAAGAGGAAGGCCTGCTCGCTTCCGAAAATTCCACACCGCAGGCTCACTTTGCCCCCAAGGCCAAACGCTGCATCTATCTGTTCATGGAAGGAGGACCGAGCCAGATGGATCTGTTCGACCCCAAGCCGAAGCTGAATGAACTCGATGGTCAGCCGATGCCCGATTCGATGCTCAAAGACATTAAGTTTGCTTTCATTCAGAAAGAGGCCGCGCGCCTGATGGGGAGCCCGCGCACGTTCAAGCGTTATGGTGAGTGCGGCATGGAGCTTTCCGATCTGCTGCCCCACCTGAGTACCTGCGTGGACGACATCGCCATGATCCGTTCCATGCACTGTGAGCAGTTCAATCACCTGCCCGGCCAGCTGATGATGCTCACCGGATCCGATCTGCAGGGACGCCCCACACTGGGCTCGTGGCTCAACTATGGACTGGGGAGCGAATCCTCAAACCTGCCAGGCTACGTGGTGCTGGCGACGTTGGGACGCGGCCTGCCGGGTGGTGCCTCAAGCTGGTCCAGCGGTTTTCTCCCGTCGCAATACGCGGGGACACTCTTTCGGAATCAGGGAAGCCCGGTTCTGAATCTGGAGACACCTCAACAGGTTTCTTCCGCCGCACAAATGCGGAGCCTGCAGGCGATCAATGAATTAAACGGTCTGCGGTTCGAGCAGGTGGGGAATCCGGAAATTGCCAGCCGAATCAATGCATATGAGCTCGCATTCCGCATGCAGCAGACCGCGCCGGAACTGCTCGATCTTTCGGGCGAGACGAAAACGACACTCGAAGAATACGGTGTGACCCGTGACGAGGCATCAAAAAGTGGGACCGCCGGTTTCCTCGGTTCTTACGCCCGCAACTGTCTGCTGGCACGGCGGATGGTCGAACGGGGCGTGCGTTTCGTGACGCTGTTCCTCTCCACCTGGGATCATCACAGTTCACTCGACAGCGGGTTGGAGCGTTATACTCAAATTTCCGATCAGCCAGTTGCGGCTCTGCTCAAGGATCTCAAACGCCGTGGCCTGCTGGACGAGACCCTGGTTGTCTGGGGAGGCGAATTCGGCCGCACGCCGTTGGGAGAAAATCGGGTCAATTTCAAGAAAGTCACCGGCCGCGACCATCATCCTTATTCCTTCAGCATGTGGATGGCGGGAGGCGGTATTAAAGGGGGCCAGACAATCGGTGAGACCGACGAAATCGGCTGGGGCGTCGCCAAAGATCCGATCCACGTCCACGACCTGCACGCCACGATTCTACATCTGTTCGGCCTGAATCACGAAGAACTGACTTACCGCTTCCAGGGCCGCGACTTCCGGTTGACCGATGTGGAAGGGACTGTCGTGCAACGATTGCTGGCTTGA
- a CDS encoding neutral/alkaline non-lysosomal ceramidase N-terminal domain-containing protein, with amino-acid sequence MFSNLYRILPITICITLALTLCVKTQAEEKQPVLLAGAATSNITPPLGELIVGGWKPIPAKRIHDELHARCIVLDNGKVKLAIVLCDNVGIPESVFDLAKEQVHKHTSIPKSQLLMASTHTHSATTARGPSKVLRETEFTEYQKFLASRISDGVRRALYQLEPARIGWGQVDEPSEVFNRRWYVNDTSLLTNPFGGLDRVRMNPPRGNKALDRPAGPTDPQVSFISIQSQKGRPIALLANYSLHYVGGVQSGDVSADYFGYFAKYIEQKLGAQDQSPPFVGILSNGTSGDVNNINFTEKGGKRYQRYEKMQEVAEKVASRVYEAQQTIKYHNWVPLGAAAAKLPLKLRKPTPEMLAHFEKIKSEAGDGNRAKHRREEIYAERIAKIMEAPDQIEVPLQVMRIGSLGICAIPFETFTETGLELKERSPFQPTFTIELANGSFGYLPTPEQHRLGGYETWLGTNYVEKDASTKIVNMLLELFAQLKKEDS; translated from the coding sequence ATGTTTTCGAACCTGTATCGCATCTTGCCAATAACAATCTGCATTACCCTGGCGCTGACTTTGTGTGTTAAAACGCAAGCCGAAGAGAAACAGCCTGTCTTACTGGCAGGAGCGGCCACCAGTAATATCACTCCCCCCTTAGGCGAACTGATTGTGGGAGGCTGGAAACCGATACCCGCCAAACGCATTCACGACGAACTGCACGCCCGCTGCATTGTGCTCGATAACGGTAAGGTCAAGCTGGCGATTGTGCTCTGCGATAACGTCGGGATTCCGGAATCGGTCTTCGATCTGGCGAAAGAGCAGGTTCATAAACATACCAGCATTCCCAAATCACAGCTGCTGATGGCTTCAACGCACACGCATTCCGCTACTACGGCTCGGGGGCCTTCCAAAGTGCTGCGGGAAACCGAATTCACCGAGTATCAGAAATTCCTGGCCAGCCGGATCTCGGATGGCGTGCGTCGTGCCCTGTATCAACTGGAGCCGGCACGAATTGGCTGGGGACAGGTCGATGAGCCGTCAGAAGTCTTCAACCGTCGTTGGTATGTAAATGACACTTCACTGCTGACCAATCCCTTTGGTGGCCTGGATCGCGTCCGCATGAATCCTCCGCGGGGAAATAAAGCCCTGGATCGTCCGGCTGGTCCGACTGACCCGCAGGTCAGCTTTATTTCGATCCAAAGTCAAAAGGGACGCCCCATCGCTCTGCTGGCAAATTACTCGCTGCACTATGTAGGCGGCGTGCAGTCCGGTGATGTCTCGGCTGATTACTTCGGCTACTTTGCGAAATACATTGAACAGAAACTGGGGGCCCAGGATCAGTCGCCACCTTTTGTCGGTATTTTATCCAACGGCACCAGTGGTGATGTGAACAACATCAATTTCACCGAGAAGGGGGGCAAGCGTTACCAGCGTTATGAAAAAATGCAGGAAGTCGCTGAGAAGGTGGCCAGCCGCGTCTATGAAGCACAGCAGACCATCAAATATCATAACTGGGTCCCGCTGGGAGCCGCTGCTGCGAAACTGCCTCTGAAACTCCGCAAACCAACGCCGGAGATGCTGGCACACTTCGAGAAAATCAAATCCGAAGCTGGGGACGGGAACCGGGCAAAGCATCGACGGGAAGAAATCTATGCAGAGCGGATTGCCAAAATCATGGAAGCGCCGGACCAGATCGAAGTCCCTCTGCAGGTGATGCGGATCGGCTCACTGGGAATCTGTGCAATTCCTTTTGAAACGTTTACTGAAACCGGTCTGGAGCTCAAAGAACGCAGCCCCTTCCAGCCCACATTTACCATCGAACTGGCCAATGGTTCGTTCGGTTATCTGCCCACACCCGAGCAGCATCGGCTGGGGGGCTATGAAACCTGGCTGGGAACCAATTATGTAGAAAAAGACGCCAGTACCAAAATTGTAAACATGTTGCTCGAACTGTTTGCCCAGTTGAAAAAAGAAGACTCGTAA
- a CDS encoding PSD1 and planctomycete cytochrome C domain-containing protein: MTDSRIRTTLIILLSGLCLMAGNQFCAAEPVDFRRDVAPILEQHCLVCHNRRVRQGELSLHSLDATLHGGESGEIVDPGDPDASYLLDLITPSNGVAEMPREAPPLSEQEQSILRRWIKEGAVWPEKLELEAPLLWSLAPLSQPAVPVDVKSTDHFPLRNSIDAFIASRLQAAGVQPAPPADRRTLIRRLYLDLVGLLPAPDEVEAFVADTDPQSYEKLVDKLLASPHFGERWGRYWLDMARYADSSGYLGDSIRPHVWVYREWVIDAINQDLPFDQFSKEQLAGDLFEKSTVSQKVATGFHRNTLKNTEAGVDLELYRTKEIVDRVNTTGMVWLGLTLGCAECHDHKHDPISQNEFYQLYSFFNNADETTVKVTRDWEKQEYQQALADWQPDYGRCQQEIKTYEKADLNEKQRTEIDKILKGYKRSSDLKKLEPFYQTKKEGWDKLSARLGKLLSSRPQAPSTRAPIFTERTKDRRETFVHVRGVYNRPGDKVSPGTPSVLPDLQSRQPAPDRLDLANWLFREENPLTARVAVNRIWQHLFGRGIVSTPNDFGTKGATPTHPLLLDWLASEYRQRDWSRKAMIKLIVMSSAYQMSSAANARDVPQDVNNLLFWRQNSFRVEAEIVRDIHLTASGLLDRTIGRKGIRPPLPAFVTDVGRSVKWPATQGSARYRRGMYIVFKRTVPFPMLMTFDAPDATVSCSRRERSNTPLQALTLLNSPMFFECAEVLGKQMQEKHADNISAAIQEMYLRCLSRPAGEPEAVALQSAWSDLLHLAEAKQAGAKPPQKPAETAMVQLARIIMNLDEFITRD; encoded by the coding sequence ATGACTGATTCGAGAATTCGGACCACACTGATCATTCTGCTGAGTGGACTGTGCCTGATGGCTGGCAATCAGTTCTGCGCTGCAGAGCCGGTTGACTTTCGTCGTGATGTGGCACCTATCCTGGAACAGCACTGCCTGGTCTGCCATAACAGACGGGTTCGACAGGGGGAACTTTCGCTGCATTCCCTGGACGCAACATTACACGGGGGCGAAAGTGGGGAGATCGTGGATCCTGGAGATCCGGACGCGAGCTACCTGCTGGATCTGATCACTCCCAGTAACGGAGTTGCCGAGATGCCCCGCGAGGCACCTCCGCTCTCTGAACAGGAGCAGTCAATCCTTCGTCGCTGGATCAAAGAGGGCGCTGTCTGGCCGGAAAAACTGGAGCTGGAAGCGCCGCTCCTGTGGTCGCTTGCTCCGCTGAGTCAACCAGCGGTTCCCGTGGACGTAAAATCGACGGATCATTTCCCGCTTCGCAACTCGATAGATGCTTTTATTGCTTCGCGACTGCAAGCCGCCGGTGTCCAGCCAGCTCCTCCTGCAGATCGACGGACGTTGATCCGCCGCCTGTATCTGGATCTGGTGGGCTTGCTGCCTGCGCCTGACGAAGTCGAAGCCTTTGTGGCAGATACCGATCCTCAGAGCTACGAAAAACTCGTAGACAAACTGCTGGCCTCACCCCATTTTGGTGAACGCTGGGGACGCTACTGGCTGGACATGGCCCGCTATGCGGACAGTTCCGGTTACCTGGGCGACAGCATACGACCGCACGTCTGGGTTTATCGGGAGTGGGTCATCGATGCGATCAATCAGGATCTGCCCTTCGATCAGTTCTCCAAAGAACAGTTAGCCGGTGATTTGTTTGAAAAGTCGACCGTTTCGCAAAAGGTGGCGACTGGCTTTCATCGTAATACTCTGAAAAACACAGAAGCCGGCGTCGATCTCGAACTCTACCGCACTAAAGAGATCGTCGACCGTGTCAATACGACCGGCATGGTCTGGTTGGGACTGACTCTCGGCTGTGCTGAGTGTCACGATCACAAACACGATCCCATTTCGCAGAACGAATTTTACCAGCTGTATTCTTTCTTTAACAATGCGGATGAGACCACGGTCAAGGTCACGCGGGACTGGGAAAAACAGGAATACCAGCAGGCTCTCGCTGACTGGCAACCCGATTACGGTCGCTGCCAGCAGGAAATCAAGACTTACGAAAAGGCAGACCTCAACGAAAAACAGCGCACGGAAATCGATAAGATTCTGAAGGGCTATAAACGCTCATCCGATTTGAAAAAGCTGGAACCGTTTTATCAGACGAAAAAAGAGGGGTGGGACAAGCTCTCAGCCAGGCTGGGGAAACTCCTCTCCTCCCGGCCGCAGGCTCCCTCTACGCGTGCCCCGATTTTCACGGAACGGACTAAAGACCGTCGCGAAACGTTCGTGCATGTTCGCGGCGTTTATAATCGTCCGGGAGACAAGGTCAGTCCGGGAACGCCCTCTGTACTGCCGGATCTGCAGTCGCGTCAGCCCGCGCCCGATCGACTCGATCTGGCAAACTGGCTCTTCCGGGAAGAGAACCCATTAACCGCACGGGTGGCGGTGAACCGCATCTGGCAGCATCTGTTCGGACGGGGCATCGTGTCAACGCCGAACGACTTTGGCACTAAAGGAGCAACACCCACTCATCCGCTGCTGCTGGACTGGCTCGCCTCCGAATACAGACAACGCGACTGGAGCCGCAAAGCGATGATCAAACTGATTGTGATGTCTTCAGCCTATCAGATGTCGTCCGCCGCCAATGCACGTGACGTACCTCAGGATGTTAATAACCTGCTCTTCTGGAGACAGAACAGCTTTCGCGTCGAAGCGGAAATCGTTCGCGATATTCATCTGACCGCCAGTGGTCTGCTGGATCGAACCATCGGTCGTAAGGGAATTCGTCCACCACTGCCTGCCTTCGTGACCGATGTGGGGCGGAGCGTTAAATGGCCCGCTACTCAGGGGAGTGCCCGTTATCGACGGGGGATGTATATTGTTTTCAAACGGACGGTGCCGTTCCCGATGCTGATGACGTTCGATGCACCGGATGCGACCGTCTCCTGCAGTCGTCGCGAACGTTCCAATACACCGCTGCAGGCTTTGACTCTGCTCAATAGTCCGATGTTTTTCGAGTGTGCTGAAGTACTGGGAAAACAGATGCAGGAGAAACACGCCGACAACATTTCCGCGGCGATTCAGGAAATGTATCTGCGCTGTCTGTCGCGTCCTGCCGGTGAGCCGGAAGCGGTCGCCCTGCAGTCCGCCTGGAGCGATCTGCTACATCTGGCGGAAGCGAAACAAGCTGGTGCAAAACCACCACAGAAACCAGCAGAGACCGCGATGGTCCAGCTGGCCCGCATCATTATGAACCTGGATGAATTTATTACGAGAGACTGA
- the serS gene encoding serine--tRNA ligase yields MLDLQFICENQEAILENCRNRGIEVDLARLTELDQRRRELIVQGDQVRQEQKSVSSQIPKAADNDEKQSLIAKGKELREQVSAIDIELREVETELRTEQARVPNLAHPDVPIGKEDKANTVVRLWGEKPAFDFTPRDHVALAEKHDLIDFEAGTRVAGHGFYYLKNEAVLLEMALCQYAMQKLVQEGFILHSTPDLARKEILEGIGFNPRGDETQIYSVENTDLSLVATAEITLGGSQKDQILDRETLPRKVAGLSHCFRTEAGAHGKATRGIYRVHQFTKVEMFAFTEPTNAASDAMHEEIVRIEEEIFQGLGLHYRVVDTCTGDLGAPAYRKYDLEAWMPGRGDAGDYGEVTSASNCTDYQSRRLGTRCKSSGQKGTEFVHTLNGTAVSIARAIIAVLENNQQADGSVLIPEVLRPWVGKERIG; encoded by the coding sequence ATGTTGGATTTGCAGTTCATCTGCGAGAATCAGGAAGCGATTCTTGAGAATTGTCGTAATCGGGGAATTGAAGTCGATCTGGCACGGCTGACCGAACTGGATCAGCGTCGCCGGGAGCTGATTGTTCAGGGCGATCAGGTTCGTCAGGAACAGAAATCGGTCTCTTCCCAGATTCCGAAAGCCGCAGACAACGATGAGAAGCAGTCTCTGATTGCCAAGGGCAAAGAGCTCCGCGAGCAGGTTTCTGCCATCGATATCGAACTGCGGGAAGTCGAAACCGAACTGCGAACCGAGCAGGCACGGGTCCCCAACCTGGCCCACCCGGATGTCCCCATTGGGAAAGAGGACAAGGCGAACACCGTTGTGCGGTTATGGGGTGAGAAACCCGCCTTTGACTTTACCCCCCGGGATCACGTAGCCCTGGCGGAAAAACATGATCTGATCGATTTCGAAGCGGGGACGCGGGTAGCGGGCCACGGCTTCTACTACCTGAAAAATGAGGCGGTTCTGCTGGAAATGGCCCTCTGCCAGTATGCCATGCAGAAGCTGGTGCAGGAAGGATTTATTCTGCACAGCACGCCGGACCTGGCGCGGAAAGAGATTCTGGAAGGGATTGGCTTTAATCCCCGCGGCGATGAAACCCAGATTTACTCTGTCGAAAACACCGACCTCAGTCTGGTAGCGACTGCAGAAATTACTCTGGGGGGCTCGCAAAAAGATCAGATTCTGGATCGCGAAACGTTACCCCGCAAAGTTGCCGGGCTGTCACACTGTTTCCGAACTGAAGCGGGCGCACACGGTAAAGCGACACGTGGTATCTATCGCGTGCACCAGTTTACCAAGGTCGAAATGTTTGCTTTCACCGAGCCGACTAATGCAGCTTCTGACGCGATGCATGAAGAGATCGTGCGGATCGAGGAAGAGATCTTCCAGGGACTGGGCCTGCATTATCGCGTGGTCGATACCTGCACCGGCGATCTGGGGGCACCCGCTTATCGTAAATACGACCTGGAGGCCTGGATGCCCGGTCGAGGCGATGCCGGTGACTACGGCGAAGTAACTTCTGCCTCGAACTGTACCGACTATCAGTCTCGCCGACTCGGGACCCGCTGCAAATCCAGTGGCCAGAAAGGGACCGAATTTGTTCACACGCTGAACGGGACCGCGGTCTCAATTGCCCGGGCGATTATCGCGGTGCTGGAAAACAACCAACAGGCAGACGGCTCCGTTCTGATTCCAGAAGTGCTCCGTCCCTGGGTCGGAAAAGAGCGGATCGGTTAA
- a CDS encoding amidohydrolase, whose protein sequence is MSVLFRNCFRSTCLILFVCLFASLVSAETATLIFKNGKIITLDSKSKIAAAIAIRDGKILAVGSNAEMKPFQGEQTKVVFLDGKTVIPGLIESHVHALRAARGELIQPYQELNSVAEIQAWIRGKVKEVPPGRWITVPRTDITRLKERRRPTPAELDAASSTHPVYMNIARKNVLNTRGFELIGIRKEGDTLAGAKIIFDEAGKPLMMEGGGGAISKLIPRETVPPEATREALKKLHAIYNSVGITSILERGSRVDEYREYELLKEQNELTVRMTMTIREQLRSAEAVQEFTKKLGLITGDGDDWVRVGPLKISVDGGIHWGSTRLSEPYGEKRIKFYVLEDPDYRGDLAYSRELMAEIFEEGQKLGWQMCCHATGDGSVNEILSALEEVNQRLPVKGRRFCITHAYFPSNESVKRSHNLGVCYDTQTYLFYRDADAINQIYGPSWVNRFMGLKMFVDAGVPVAINSDHMNGFDPDHSMNAFNPFLALYIAVSRRDIYGDVYGPQQKLSREEALRCMTSDAAFISFEEDKKGTLEPDKLADLVVLDRDYLTCPEEEIKQIKPLLTVLDGKVVYDAAQDSGT, encoded by the coding sequence ATGTCTGTCCTGTTCCGGAACTGCTTTCGTTCCACCTGCCTGATTCTGTTTGTCTGCCTGTTTGCATCGCTGGTCTCCGCTGAGACAGCGACGCTGATCTTTAAAAACGGGAAAATCATCACGCTCGACTCCAAATCAAAGATCGCAGCAGCAATTGCCATTCGCGACGGAAAAATCCTGGCGGTAGGCAGTAATGCTGAGATGAAGCCCTTTCAGGGGGAGCAGACGAAGGTGGTCTTCCTGGACGGTAAGACTGTGATTCCCGGATTGATTGAGTCACACGTCCATGCTCTGCGAGCGGCCCGCGGAGAGTTGATTCAACCGTATCAGGAATTGAATTCCGTTGCAGAGATTCAGGCCTGGATCCGGGGAAAAGTCAAAGAGGTGCCCCCGGGACGCTGGATCACCGTTCCCCGCACCGATATTACGCGGCTGAAGGAACGTCGTCGACCCACCCCGGCAGAACTGGATGCGGCCTCTAGTACGCATCCGGTTTATATGAATATCGCCCGTAAGAATGTGTTGAACACCCGCGGGTTCGAATTGATCGGCATTCGCAAAGAGGGAGACACGCTCGCGGGAGCCAAAATCATTTTCGATGAAGCAGGCAAACCTTTAATGATGGAAGGAGGCGGCGGTGCGATCAGCAAACTGATTCCGCGGGAAACCGTTCCTCCCGAAGCGACGCGGGAAGCCTTAAAGAAACTGCATGCGATTTATAATTCAGTCGGGATTACCAGTATCCTGGAGCGGGGCTCGCGCGTCGACGAGTATCGGGAATATGAGTTGTTGAAGGAGCAGAATGAGCTGACCGTGCGGATGACGATGACGATTCGCGAACAGCTGCGCAGTGCCGAAGCGGTGCAGGAGTTCACAAAGAAACTGGGGCTGATTACGGGAGATGGAGACGACTGGGTCCGCGTAGGCCCGCTGAAGATCTCCGTAGATGGCGGGATTCATTGGGGGAGTACCCGGCTTTCTGAACCTTACGGAGAAAAGCGAATCAAGTTTTATGTACTCGAAGATCCCGACTATCGGGGAGACCTGGCTTATTCGCGTGAGCTGATGGCGGAAATCTTTGAAGAGGGACAGAAACTGGGCTGGCAGATGTGTTGTCACGCGACCGGGGACGGGAGTGTGAATGAAATTCTCTCTGCTCTGGAAGAGGTGAATCAGCGGCTGCCCGTCAAGGGGCGTCGGTTCTGTATCACGCATGCCTACTTCCCCTCGAATGAATCAGTCAAGCGTTCGCACAACCTCGGTGTCTGTTACGATACTCAGACCTACCTGTTCTATCGCGACGCCGATGCCATCAATCAGATTTATGGTCCGTCGTGGGTGAACCGTTTCATGGGTCTCAAAATGTTTGTGGATGCCGGTGTGCCTGTGGCGATCAACAGCGATCACATGAACGGCTTTGATCCGGATCATTCGATGAACGCCTTTAATCCGTTCCTGGCGTTGTATATCGCGGTCAGTCGGCGTGATATATATGGGGACGTTTACGGACCTCAGCAGAAACTGAGCCGGGAAGAGGCGCTCCGCTGCATGACCAGCGATGCCGCCTTCATCAGTTTTGAAGAGGATAAAAAGGGGACGCTGGAACCGGACAAGCTGGCTGACCTGGTCGTACTGGATCGGGACTATCTGACCTGTCCTGAGGAAGAGATCAAGCAGATCAAACCCCTGCTGACGGTTCTGGACGGAAAAGTCGTCTACGATGCAGCGCAAGACAGTGGAACCTGA
- a CDS encoding GDP-mannose 4,6-dehydratase has product MSHCLVTGGAGFIGSHLCEQLIQQGQQVTAVDDLSTGFLKNLDAIIDHPQFTFRTGSITDPVLMAEMVQGVDTIYHMAAAVGVKLVADNPVRTIETNIYPTEVLLRHAVQGGQKFFLASTSEVYGKNPKERWTEEDDLHFGPTTRPRWAYGASKAIDEFLALAYHQKYGLDVRIGRFFNVVGPRQVGQYGMVIPRFIDQALDGGPVVVFDDGSQIRCFGHVSEIVDCVVDLTNLDSASGQVYNIGGDEPVSIKGLAEAIIAKVNPSVKVDYLPYNKAYNEDFEDVRRRIPDLGRLEQTLGRKPSVKLDAILDDIIAFKKQARGLA; this is encoded by the coding sequence ATGTCTCATTGCCTCGTTACCGGTGGGGCCGGCTTTATTGGCAGTCACCTCTGTGAACAATTAATTCAGCAGGGACAACAGGTTACAGCCGTAGATGATCTCTCGACCGGGTTCTTGAAAAACCTGGATGCGATTATCGACCATCCCCAGTTTACCTTCCGGACCGGGTCGATTACCGACCCCGTACTGATGGCAGAAATGGTGCAGGGCGTTGACACAATTTATCACATGGCGGCAGCCGTCGGGGTGAAACTGGTCGCAGATAACCCGGTACGTACGATTGAGACCAATATTTATCCGACTGAAGTGCTGCTGCGACACGCCGTGCAGGGAGGACAGAAATTTTTCCTGGCTTCCACCAGTGAAGTTTACGGCAAAAACCCCAAAGAACGCTGGACTGAAGAAGACGATTTACATTTCGGTCCGACGACACGGCCCCGCTGGGCTTATGGAGCTTCGAAGGCCATCGACGAATTTCTGGCCTTGGCCTATCACCAGAAATACGGGCTGGATGTGCGGATCGGCCGCTTTTTCAATGTGGTGGGTCCCCGACAGGTGGGACAATACGGAATGGTGATTCCCCGCTTCATCGATCAGGCATTGGACGGCGGTCCGGTTGTTGTCTTTGATGATGGATCCCAGATCCGCTGCTTTGGACACGTTTCCGAAATCGTGGACTGCGTGGTCGATCTGACCAATCTGGATTCCGCTTCCGGACAGGTTTATAACATCGGCGGTGATGAGCCGGTTTCGATCAAAGGTCTGGCCGAAGCGATCATCGCTAAGGTTAACCCGAGTGTTAAAGTCGATTACCTGCCTTATAACAAGGCCTATAATGAAGACTTCGAAGATGTCCGCCGCCGGATTCCCGACCTGGGGCGACTGGAGCAGACACTGGGACGCAAACCAAGCGTGAAACTGGATGCGATCCTGGATGACATCATCGCCTTCAAAAAACAGGCCCGCGGCCTGGCCTGA